One genomic segment of Limnothrix sp. FACHB-406 includes these proteins:
- a CDS encoding RidA family protein, translated as MARQLISSGSPFEAEIGYSRAVRQDPWVFVSGTTGFNYDTMTISDSVAEQTEQCLKNIEAALQQAESSLKDVVRVTYILPDAADFPQCWPVLQQYFGEVRPACTMITAGLADPAMKIEIQVTALKQS; from the coding sequence ATGGCTCGACAACTGATTAGCTCCGGCTCGCCGTTTGAAGCAGAAATCGGCTACAGCCGCGCCGTGCGCCAGGATCCCTGGGTCTTTGTGTCAGGCACGACGGGCTTCAACTACGACACCATGACGATTTCCGACAGTGTGGCCGAGCAAACCGAGCAGTGCCTCAAAAACATCGAAGCGGCGCTCCAGCAAGCGGAATCCTCGTTGAAAGATGTGGTGCGCGTCACCTATATCCTGCCGGATGCGGCGGATTTTCCCCAATGTTGGCCGGTGTTGCAGCAATATTTCGGCGAAGTGCGCCCCGCTTGCACGATGATCACCGCTGGGTTGGCTGACCCGGCCATGAAGATTGAAATTCAAGTGACCGCCCTCAAGCAGTCCTAG